A segment of the Arachis hypogaea cultivar Tifrunner chromosome 5, arahy.Tifrunner.gnm2.J5K5, whole genome shotgun sequence genome:
AAAGCCTCTCTCCACGGCGGAACCCTCCGCCCCGCTCCCTCCACCGCCGCTAGTATCTTCGGGCGCAGCAGAAGCATCTCGATCCTCCTCACCCACTCCCCTCCCGCAACCATCGACGCGTCCAGCGACTCCAGCATCATCGAGTAGAACTCTAGGCTGCTCACCACGCCGCGCCGGAACGACGCCGCTGCCGCAGCTTCCGTCCACCCCTCCCCGTCCACGAACACCACCACGCTCGGCGAAACCCTCCGAACGTCCGCCAGGAAGGCCGCGGTGCTCCCAGCGGAACCGAGCCGTCGGAATATCGCCGGCGAGAGAAGAACGGCGGTTTTCTCGCCATCGACGAACTTCACCGCCTTAAAAGACAGCGTCTCGAAGTTGCAGAGGGGCACAAACTCGACCTGGACGCGGATCCTGAGCTCGTGCGCGAACTGGCTGAGATTCTCCCGAATCAGTTTGCTCTCGACGGCGTACTCTTCGGGAACCACGGCGGTGATGCGCAGAAGCGGCGATCCGTGTTTCAAGGAATCCGCCTTTTCTGCAATCTCCTTCATGAGCGAAGCATACTGGATCCCTAATCCGATATCAAAATCAAGGACGTGCATGAAGGAGGAGCCATGAAAAGCCTCAAGGAGCGCCTGGTTGGTGGTGAAGATGGAGAACATAGGGATCGGCGAGATTCCAGAGAAGGCCTTGAATGTTCTGACGCAGTGGACGATCTCAACGAGGGAGGAGAAACGCGGAGTGCGATTGGAACCGGAGAGGAGGCCCTGGAGAGCTTCCTTGAAGTAGAAGGCGGCGCGTTGGAGAGGCTTTGCACCCGCAGGGGATCGGAGGCGTTGATTGAGTCGCTCCAATATGACGTGAGCGACGTGGAGGTGGTTGGTGTCGAAGCAATCGGCAGCACGGATGAGCTCTTCTATGAAATCGAAGCCGGTGGCGGCAGAATTATTGGAGGTGTCATGGAGGAGGTGGTCGAGGGTGGCAGTGGCGTTGGCGTAGTTGTAGGACATGGTTTGGATGTCTGGAAATTCGGAGTGTGGGTCGAAGGAAGGAGAGAAGTCAGGGACATTAGGGAGGGTGGTCTTGAACAAGGGTGGGTTGGAGTCTTCATGGAATCCAAGGTCCTTCATGATGGAGTCCCAATCAAGATTGTGAAGCACATGGTCCTCCAGCTGGTCAAGACACTCTTGCTGTGTGTTGGGTGCAGTAGCCACCAGCGCAGCCACTGCCTTCTCAGGGGTGGGACTTCTACACAGGTCCAGCACCGATGTGGGCTCGAGGCCGATTGTGCTTTCTACGGGTTTCGGGTTTGATGTCGTGTTATTGTTAACTCTCATCTCTGGCTAAGCACCACCTCCTTTGCTCAAAGTGGATCGCAGGAGAAGGGAAGGCTTTTTGTTTCTGATGATTGTCGCCCTTTTTATCTTTGCGTCTCTATGCGCGCCCTCGCTCTGTTGGTGGGGTTACTTCTCTAACTTATCTATCTATGCCAAATTATATATAACACTATAAGGTGCCCATTAATTTACTATTTAGTTTATTAGCTACGTAaacaattaaatatataatataataataacttaaattatatatattcaaatatattttaaaaaattttgcacCAATTTTCAATATTTCTAATATATAACGCCTATGCATTAGTGAtttgtgtgctaattaagtatgctTGACATGGGTTAGTTACGTTGTTTCTTTTCCACCCTTTTTTATGGTCGCTTGTGAGACTTGAAGGTTAAGCCTTGTGGTGTTGCATGCCTTTTCTCTTTGCTTTTCTTGCTTGAAAGCTCAAAAGCTTATTTCCTTCAATTTAAACAGCCCCCcggatatttaattttaaatttatcacaTTGGAAATTCTGGTTAAAATTAAAATGCCTAACTTCATGTCTTAAACAACTTGCCCTGAAAGAAGGAAAAAAGATAATGGTATTGCTTTGTTGCGTCAAAATTGTCATAGATATATAACTGCCATACCTGCATTTTAGATTGAATGGCTTATATAACAAACTAATAATCCACACCAATTTCATCAGTAGAATCCCCATCCAACTCCCATCTCTGTCATAAAAATATTGTCGTCTAACCATAAACCCCTTTTAATTATAAACAATTTCTAATCACATGAGGAGGATATTAcatttaaatgaacaatgaaagacGAGGGATCTATCCATGCCGGCGCCACACACTCAAAACTCTATCACATCTCTTTGTTATGAAACATCTATTTCATAGTTAAGGAAAAGTCTAGCGGCCACTAATTTTATCAAATTCTAAGCATGTAACTAACAAAAAAAGTGAATCATTAGATAAAATCTCATATAAATCTTACACcattaaaagtattattgatgattatttgatgattataaatcacaaaaattactaccCTAGCATTTCTCAAATTAAAATTGTTTATAGGGTGAACAAAAGCAGACAAATGAGAATAGTTGGCATCAAGTAAAAATGATTATTGGATTTTATGGAATTTTGAATAGTTATGTGTGTGGCTAAATTGTAAGAAATTATTTGTGTTTACGTAAAATAGGTACTTTAGATATTAGCTGAATTTATTGACTTTCTTATATAGTTATAAGTTTATTTAAAGTTGTCTTTTGGATGATTAATATTCTTAATgccaatgttaaaataaaaaaaaaagaatttattttatttagtattcattaattgttgcaacaattaataaatgctaaataagataagttatgGTCTTTTTCGCTGATTTTatttggttaccaaatattttcgcaaagaaaaatattaactaTGCATAAGCTACCTCAaatttttttctctctatttaAATCGAACTTGTAACACAACTGATAgggaaataaaaaaatctttgctATGGATTATGGAATGTGAAATGACATTACCTTCCCTCGTCATGACAAACGCGAAGGAAAATTGTTCGAAGTTATACAACatattccattttttttttttttttgcttaaagTATCCCAAATATGATATTTTTTCTAAGGGTCAGATTAAAAGATTGCAAATTGGAATtgcaaaaatacttttttttatatatatacaaatgcaCACTTTCAATTAAATACTCAGCTTCCACACGAGGAAAGAACGTTGTCAAGGATATATCACTAGTAGACGAAGTCCATTTAAAGAAAAATGTTTAGCTAACATATACTGTAAGAATAAACATTAAAgttattaactaaaaaaatataaaaaattatacaaaatttaaattgttaattatgtatttattaaaataaaatgcatAAAACATTCTGCTAATAGTAATATTTAGCTAAAccctaaaagataaaataagtaaatataaaaataaatggttTAATAATTTGTTGTCTACTCAACAAAAGAATATgaccatttttttaaatattatctgAAGAAATTATTTTGAACAAATTTATCATAattgataattttattaattattttttaatattctttatttcatgttattttttaaataataatactatACGAGTTAACTAAAAAACGCCTTAAGAGAATTGgttaaaaatatgaaaatgaacttaaatatatttaatgtatagaaaacatgaaaatttttgcATGACTTATATTTATAAactttataattataatatttttaaaaagtgccATGCATTAAGATATCCATTAGTAAAACTCAATATTATTCTATCTAggttttgctttcctattttattaaaattattttggtaTAACTATATTATAACGATTGcagtaattataatattttaaaaaatattattaaaattcaaataataatttttattgttaaataatattatttaaaaaattattaaaatataaaaaatataactttaattttaaccaCACTTACATATTCATCTAGCTATCTAAATATATTCAGACTACAATCTACCATTTTATTACGATGAAGTAACCTCCAGGAACAAGTGATGCTAAAGTGGAAGTATATAGGTGCATGTCAAAACATCTTTCTACCATGAAACGACAAGAGAGTCAAATAGCGGGCGTTAAAGCCTAAAAGCAAGCAAGTTAAGTCGTCTCTTCTTTAAGGTGTGGTCCCACAGAAGTTCTAACTGGACCCCTAGACAACCCTAGCACCACCCATCTTTATTTATACCCTcgggaaaaaaagagaagaaaggaaaaaaaaagcttTGGGAAAGGTCCATCATTAACAACTTTGTAGAGGGGGCATGGTTTGCGGAAAGTTTTGGCAATGATGGGTCCCTCTACCTGGTAGTAAATATTAGCCGCTAAAGAACCTTACTTAAATATATGAATTACGAGTCTTTGTGATGAACTAAATCACCTTTGTTTCGCCTAGGGTTATTCCGGGCTTAATTTGGATTAATTTTGAGCCAAAAATTTATctgttttaaatattaattttatttatagttCGATTTAAAttggatgatttttttaaaaaaatctgatTCGATCCGATTCAATTTTAAGCAATTTAAATTAGGTTGAATTtatggttttgtaaattaaaaaaattaaatatatataataaattttaatatcaaattttaaataattaacaataatataacAAGTTTTAacaatatgttaaaaaataacgataatataataataaaaataaaattataagttagttaaaataaataaataaaatttatataaatttatataaatttataaaaaaaacaacattaaaacaAGAGCTATAATATTCAAGTAATTATAAATCGTATTTGAACTGTAGATTatgagtttaaaaattttaacataccTATTACCATTGTTTTTTAGTGTCAAACACCAAAAAGTGTCATTCAAGAACACCTCACTTAATTTGTGCGTTTGTATTTTATAACTTATAAGCAAGATATAACATTTAcgtattttttaatttctatcaatttaaatttaaaaaagaatgatAACATAATTTgatatcattttttataataaaaaaatttaaaatttgatctttGTTATCACTCTAAAATAATTAGcataaaaaatctaattcaaaAAACTTTCTGACGTAAAACTcaaatttatattagaaatataacCAATAACCTAAAAATTATCAATATGGTTCAACCAAAACATACAGTCCTCAATTTTCTAGAAGAAAAGCAAACAAATCTTTTCCCTTAATACATAACTCTTACAATTATTACAATGAGGTTatttatttaacataaaaattgttaaatatttttataactatcaaataaagaaatataagtTATAATAAATTGTTTAGTGGAGAAGAGTTTAAATATGTGTAACATGTATGAAGTCTtggatttaaattatattatggtAAAAAACTAACCAAacgataaaagaaaaatatttaccttTTATAAGATCTTTAGTGTATATTACTTGCATctgttatttattaattattttatttaggcTTGTTTGGAAATTTtagaagtaatattttttaacttttgacttatgaaaagtaataatattaatgtttggtgtaatttttaaaaccaaattgtaCCTTTTTTAGAAGCTATTTAGGAGTTTATAGAGAagtttaaaaaaatgacttctcttataatacttttacttttcatcacatttatataaaataagcatttttagaattaaaaattcaaacacaaaataatttatttattataagttACTTTTCACAGAGTcgtttattgtttaagttattttatcaaaaagaacttaattaagttggttaccTAAACTGAACCTTAATACTACTTGTTGTAGTTGGAAATAAATGCTCAACTTTAAATGCTcaacttatgttttatttataaagTTATTTGCAGAAGATAAAAACTCTCTCTTATAATTATTTCTTTGTATTATGTCTCTTTTCTCCTTAATATATAATACACATATGATTAAAACTAACTTTggttaatttaatagttaatatattagtCCGTTTAAGTAAATATTTAGTGTTTAAATCTCATctaatatatataacaatctattgattaataataaattcttaaatataattttaatttgtaataaattaatctttgacctattaagttaaaaaataggatgaaaactaaaaaaatatacatatcatTAAAAAACATAGTTACCGCTataattttcttttccaaaaataaaTGTAAGACATGTAAGTTGAAGTTTATTTCTAACTGAAATAATATTCCCAACACCAtttataatttcttttgttaCGATATTACATAATTAAACTTTCTCCAATCAGATTATTTCTGACGAACTCAAGTTTTTGCATGCTCGTGTTCCATTGAATCATATGAATCAGTTCGTACAAAAGGGTAGTGGTAAGCTTAGCTTTATTCTTGTGTGGAAATTAACGTAACAGATCCATGACTGGTGACATTTTTTATTTCCAGGATACTTTGTTTCTTCATTTTTCCTTGCCTTATTTGACATTTTAATCCTTAATTCAATATCACAAAGCTTAATCACTTGAATCTTCGAGTCGACGACTTCACAAGAATAGTTTAACTAGGAACTTAAGGAAGCACTCCTTGTGCTGaaatggtaattaattatagtatttattaaaaaaggtCTAATTATAGTAATTTCCTTAGGTAATGCAACTATATCTAGtacaattatattaatttaaataaattacattATCATTTTGGAATATGCATCTGggtatttattatttaacttgTTTAATGATCATCATTGTAAACTTAACAATGAAGTAGAGAATACATACTCGTGATGTTTGAGTGGGATTTGTTATGTTCATTTTATTTCCTTATCATTTTCACTTTAGTTAAGGGTCGGTTTATTATTATCATATTTAATGGACGATAATACTAAAGGAACCATAAAAAATAACTCTAAACAATTTAAACTTATCTTATTCATAAACATTATTGTTCTACGATTTAAGCACTTAAGCCACACAAAAAAGAGCAAGGGGGAAGCATAGACGTACTTGTCAAGATTCCAGCAGCGTTCACACTAGCTATGGGTTATGGCCAATGAAaatcactaatttttctatgattatCTACCGTTTCCTTCTTAATATAATAGTAACCTTCACTTTTAGACACATTAAAAACAtcattaatatttatttacattcatttgttttaataaatcgaaaaaaaaaacatcaattgTCTTAAAATGagtatatattattaaatctTT
Coding sequences within it:
- the LOC112800674 gene encoding scarecrow-like protein 15, whose protein sequence is MRVNNNTTSNPKPVESTIGLEPTSVLDLCRSPTPEKAVAALVATAPNTQQECLDQLEDHVLHNLDWDSIMKDLGFHEDSNPPLFKTTLPNVPDFSPSFDPHSEFPDIQTMSYNYANATATLDHLLHDTSNNSAATGFDFIEELIRAADCFDTNHLHVAHVILERLNQRLRSPAGAKPLQRAAFYFKEALQGLLSGSNRTPRFSSLVEIVHCVRTFKAFSGISPIPMFSIFTTNQALLEAFHGSSFMHVLDFDIGLGIQYASLMKEIAEKADSLKHGSPLLRITAVVPEEYAVESKLIRENLSQFAHELRIRVQVEFVPLCNFETLSFKAVKFVDGEKTAVLLSPAIFRRLGSAGSTAAFLADVRRVSPSVVVFVDGEGWTEAAAAASFRRGVVSSLEFYSMMLESLDASMVAGGEWVRRIEMLLLRPKILAAVEGAGRRVPPWREAFYGAGMRPVQLSQFADFQAECLLAKVQIRGFHVAKRQAELVLFWHERAMVATSAWRC